AAACTCTTCCCATCAAATTATAATACATACCCCTTTATTAAAGTGAACAGACAGATTATTCATTTCTTAATCAGATtattttgttaacaaactatcgtccAGAGGCaggatgtacagtaggcctagcgTCCATTGTTTTATGGGTAATTGAAACTACAGAGATGACACACAGTTAGATTCTCAGGATAGCACTAAGGCTAACATACAGCGAGTCTGTTTTCGAGCAAAGAACTCTGACTGCTTAGATGGACAACTACCTTACAGTCACGGTTCCAAAGCAGTATGAATTCAGTGGAGTTTTTTTAAACGATGATGAGATTTCAGAGAGCATAGCTTACATTACAGGTTGGTTTTGTGAACACACTGACTTGACAAATAGCAGTAGACACTGTCATCAAGAGACCTAGCTGTTTTGTTGGCCTTTGTTGTAATTTTGGCATTCCGATCACGGTCACTCTCCAATGAGCTTTCATTATAGAAACCAAATACATCTACGTACCCTACTCAAAGacaacaaaaaatgacaattTAGTTGGAAAGGTACAATAAATGTACTAGCTTGACCTGATTAAACCCTTTTAAAAACATTGATCTCTAGTGGTCTTTACTTGCATGGTGCAAAGGGCTGCTTCCATTGGAACACTACAAGTTAATTATCAACAAATTACAGACCTATTTAGAAACATGGACATATTCAATTTGTCTTTATATATAAGGACATTGGATTCAAGTATATACACCATTAACAGAAATGATTTAAAATAAATCCATAAATTATGAATTTCCATATGTCATTatgaaaagacacacacacacacacacagaaaagaaAAGCACGTCATTCATGTCCAAATTCCAGCAGTATAACTGTTGTAGCTCAAAATTAAATGGAGAACGATGACAAGATAAAAGCTAATATGGCAGGCCATTTCTGAAGCTAAATACAGTTTGCCATAGAGAAACTGAACAGCATATAGGTGGCTTGTAATCATACAAACAACATACGCTGCAACAATAATGACTATTTTTCTTGTTACAGTGGTGGAACAAGTTATTTTTATCATATAGAGAAatacttatttttttaattttttttaaaattatatacAGTAACGCATCAATATTACCTATGTTTTGTTTGAAGAAGGTCCTGAAAGTAGGTCTTCTTTTTCGACATAAAGAATGAATACACATTTTAAGCGTTTCTATGAGGGTTTTGCAAAGAGTAGTTCACCAAAGCTTACCTCATGCTAGTCCACAGTTATTGAGCATCCTCATCCTTTGATGCATCCAAAAATGAGGCAGTTAATTTAGAGGCAGCAAGCCATGTATCTAATGTAGCTGAGGCTATTTGCACCCGGTCATGATCACTTCACTATTGAAATTAGGTATACCAAGTATAACATTGCATGTTCTACTGTTTTTATGCAATGTTGACTGGAGTGTGTTGGCTTTGACATAATGTGTATTATAAACTGTTTAAAATCTATTGTtttgttttatatttatttaatttcgaTTTTTGGACAGATATTGGCATATTATTTAAGCAATacggcacgagggggtgtggtatatggccaatataccacggctaagggctgttcttacgcacgaagtggagtgcctggatacagcccttagccgtggtatattggccatataccacaaacccccgaggtgccttattgctttataaactggttaccaatgtaattagagaagtaaaaatacatgttttgtggtatatggtctgatataccacggctgccGGCCAATCAGGATTCAGGGCTCGAATCACCCAGTTCATGATGTCTGATAATGCACTGGTTACAATGACCTTTTCGTTTAACAATACAGTAAAATGCCATTAGGAAAGGAACAGTAACTTGAATGTCTCAGTGCTTCTCGCAGATATCCATGATTGTTGTACTTGACCTGAAATCCCTGCCACTTGGAGGTTTAGACTTACGTATTCATTTGGACGAAATACAATGAACCACACCCCAACCGAAACAAGAGTAATGACAGCGGAAAAGCAAGACTTCAGCATGTTAAAATTGCAATAAATGTTTCTTAGAAAAAGCAGTGTTTGTTCCATTGTctccatttcatattttttttgttaCTAAAACTTATTGATAAGCCCATTCTATCTTCTTATTATCTAGTTTGGTGCATCGGGGCACGTCAGGATTTGTGTTACATTACGCAAACAGTCTCAATGTAATAACTGGGTAGGTAATAACaatggtaggttggtggtgtgATTAACACTTGAAGAGAAGGCAGGTGATGGAGGCCAGGAGGAGCCACAGTGACTGGGAAAGGCAGGCGGAGCCGTTGATGTCTCGGCCCGTACCAGgtcctggggagggagggagggagggagggagggagggagggagggagggagggagggagggagggagaaaaagagaggttaAAGACTAATatatttgttttgttgatgtttaaTTTAATATATTCACTTCTATGTGATGTAATAATGTGTAAATGTATCAACTGTTATGCCTAACAGGTCCCTGTCTGAGTATCGGTACTGTTGCTATGACACTACAGGAATTCATTTGTGTGCCGTGAGTGACATCTGGTGGTCAGACCATGTAACAGGTCATTTTCTAGGCCCACACCTGAACGGAATAGGGCCTAGAATTTGTAACATTGTCTAAAGTGTCTAATGTCAGAGACATTTAACTACGAGATTTTGGGGGACTGCATACTATTTCAAAGTCACTTACTATAAAGGAAGAGACTAGCATTTTGGATCCCGAGTTTGTTGGTTGCAACACATGTGTAGTTTCCATAGTCCTCCTCTGTTACGTTGGAGATCATCAGGACAGTTGTGGTCCCTACGATCTGGATGCTGATTCCCTGGGCGTTGGATAGCCTGGACAAGACGGCACATCATGTTAGGCATTATAGCACACTATGCATAAAACTCACGACATCTGATTTGTCTGCTACTTTTGTCTTcagaatacatacagtacacagttcCTCTCATATATTAACATACAAATAATGATTTATGATAACATTGGTTTGCCTTATCATAGAGTCTATTGACATTGAGTAGACACAGCAGTACACTATTTCCTTGacatagactggccaggtgaatccaagtgaaagctaatgatcccttgttgatgtcacttgttaaaatccacttcaaatcagtgtagatgaaggggaggagacgggttaaacaaggatttttaagccttgagacaattgagacatggattgtgtgtgaaTGCCTTTCaaatggtgaatgggcaagacaaaagatttaagtgcctttgaacgaggtatggtagtaggtgccaggagtaccagtttgtgtcaagaactgcaacgctgcggtaaaaaaaaaaacgctcaacagtttcctgtgtgtatcaacaatagtccaccacccaaaggacatccagctaacttgacacaactgtgggaagcattgtcaacttgggccagcatccctgtggaacgcattcgacaccttgtagagtccatgctccgatgaattgaggctgttctcagGGTAAAAGGAaggtgtttggtatactcagtgtataatacATTGTAAAGGCACACTTGAGGTAATGTATGAAGGGCTTCAAACTGATCCCATCTTTAACATTTGAATGTGCTAGGATAGCTGAGACTGATGTAAGGGGGCAGTGGGTTTGTGCTGACACACGGTAGTATAAAGCATTTGCATAAAAAGGAAAGTGAGTGCACATCATGAGACGGCATAATCTGATGGGGGGGAAACAGAAAGTTGAGAAAGTGCTGAGATCCTCCTTAGAGGGACACCTTGGGTGGGGACCGTTCACACCACCGGTGATAATAAGGCCAATGAATACATGTGGTTCGTGTGGAAAATTATATTAGACCGAAATATCAAACTTGGGCCAGGTGATATTTCAGAGCACATGCATGCAGTTAGATGATTGTGTTTGGTTCTAGCAGCACAGCTTGGTCTCATAAACTATACGTAACATCGTGGTAActtttagtatgatatgttacgtttggtatggtataAGACAGAaagttacttaaggcaaaaacgaaaggagggaggggtggaaggattGGCATAGAACGCAAATGTCTAGAAATCCAAAGGTTGCTTGTTGAAATCTCAACTTTTGCAaatagcaactttgcaactacttactactttttagctactttgcaacaacttagcatgttaactaacccttCCCCAAACCCTTTAATCTAACTCCTAACAGTAGCCCTAACTTTAAACCTtcagcctaacccctaacctagctaacgttagtcacaaaaaattggaatttgtaacttacagtggggcaaaaaagtatttagtcagccaccaattgtgtacgttctcccacttaaaaagatgagagaggcctgtaattttcatcataggtacacttcaactatgacagacaaaatgagaagaaaacaatccagaaaatcacattgtagaatttttcatgaatttatttgcaaattatggtggaaactaatcttcttttttgccccactgtatcatactaaatggagggagacagatttaCGTTTACAATGTTACGTCTTCCCCTGAGTCCTGGTTGAGCAAGCATGGAATACAACATTTCCAGCTACGGTCACGTCATAAGCAACTGTGTGAAGTCTGAAGCATCCAGGGAAGGGATCCAAATAAGACCTAGTTCATTGCACCATCATCTTCCACTGGTAGATGGCAGCACATGTCTTTTAAATGACATATTCACTTTAAGAAGTCACAACCATTTTTtaacagaaggacagatttgaTTCATGTACTGAAATGGGGCAAAAGGTACAGAAACTGGTTTGAACGGGAATGTGTCAAACAATCAGGCAGACTCATCTCATTCGCCGCCTCTCGAGTTGGCATGTGGGTGCATCTAAAGTAGGCTATTACAGGAAACGGTGAGTGACAGAAGTAGGATGTCTACAGGCTGTTGATAAAGGAAATCAACAAGACGTTGCACGTGGCAGGGAAAATGGAAAATGTTGCCAAGTGGGTTGAGACAGCAACTCATGTTGATGGGGAGAAACAAAAACGCTTCCCCATATTCAACATTGTGGGAATATCAGGTTCTGTGTTTCAGTTCACAATGAGTGAGTACAGTGTTCAGTCTGGGTTAACCAGGCTATACTGTACCACCCTCCTCTTCCCTGAAGAAGTTCATGCGGCATCGTACAGGGGAGGTGCCAGAAACTAGAGACTAATAGAGGACCGGGAGGTTCCAGATCAAAGGACCAAGCCGCAGCAACAGTAATGAGCCTCAGAATCCCCAGCAGAGGATTAGGACGAGCGGGTCAGTCTTGGGAAATGCTAATTGCTGCAGTATCAATAAGCACTAGAGGATTCCTGTACATCAGATGCTACTGGGAGATGGTGTGGAGATCTCGGTGGTAAAGTAGTTCAAACGTAACAGCAGTGGTGGGCAGTCATGACGAGGTCAGTGCTGGTAAGGTTAAAGGGAATTACAGAAAACAAGTCGAGGAACAGGCCTCTTGCAGAGTGGAAGTAAATATGCTTGATAAGGTACACTAAATTAATCGTTAAAGACAAGACATAAAATCTACTGACCAAGCATTATTTGAAATGATGGTATTGTATTACATCAAGGAAGTCGTTGAAGGAGATAAATGAATAACTTGCAGAGGTAAAGGAAGGGCACTTAAAGGTATTAGAGTTTGAATTCAAAGTTTGGCAGATGTTTTCTGACCTGAAAGGTAGTCTAATGTGAAGACGAGTCCACATGCCATTGGCTGTTTAGATCCAGCTATATTACTCAACCCCAAATGAAAAGACAAGCAGAGCAGATCTGGATATTATATGGTGCTTATCTTTTCCATTCATTTTCAATTGTGGCATATAGCTGGATCCACAAAAACAGGTGGCCCTGAGATGTGGATTTATCTCAAGAAATAACCAAGCCAGGAATTCAGGGGAACAAAACAACTACAGTAACATTGTAACCCGCAAGGTTCCATGGTTCTTTGAGATGTGTATAGGCTGTGGGCTCCGCCCGGTCACTCCCTGGCCACACCCATAGTCACTTCCTGGTTTGAATGGGTGTGTCAGAAGGAAGCCATCTTGACTGTAATGTTGTGGTCAGAAATGTTCGTAACCAAGAAACTCGTTGTAGTTTAAAAGACGAGTTTTCTCAACTCCATATAAGTGAGAACATTCACAAAGACTTGTTTAGGGGATTTTGTATTTTTCCTCTGTGGACTATTGCTTCTGTAACGTCTTGGAAGGCTTGGTTATTTGGATTTTGGTTTGTGGTTTGACCCTGTGTGCTAGCTGATTCATTAGTGAATATACACAATTCTTTACTAGCCATAACATTTTGACAAGAAGGTATACTCTCCCTTCTAATTAAAACTTTTCCCATTCATGTACAGTAATGCTAGTGCCTTACAGTCCATTCACAAACCTATTTGTCGTGCGGGGGAAATATGTTAAGAGCCCTGACCCTTGTGATGTGGTTTTGGAAATCTTTAACACTCCATTTAATTATCATCCcaaaacaatttcacaaatgATACACTTACACAGAGGTATTTTGCGATGCATATTTACAGTATCTGAACAACGACACTTCCGTAGCTAATGGACACCGAGGAGggaacacaaaaaaaaaatgttgtctcGAAGCTGTGTTACACAAAAAAAACCTCTGTGGAAATACATGATAAAACAGCTAACAGTAAGTCACTGATGTAATGCAGTTTCTCTGGGCCCCCCTGTAAGGTTTGCGTTATAATAATCAAATGTGTCAGCCAGACAGCCACTCACAAAGTAGACTACCgatcgctgtccatggtgctgaaattgcAACATGTCTACGCGGCTGCATGCCTGTCGAATCGATGATAGGCTTTCTATGGAACCAGGGCACACCTTTGCTTTAGCTAATGGATACATGTTTAATGGTAGGCCTATTTTGGTCATCATTTTCTCAAGGTTAAGCCTAACATTTCACAAAGATATACACGGTGTCACTCTTTCAGTAATTAAAGTTGGAAATTCAAACATTGCAGATTTGTCAAATACATTTTAGATACAACAGAATACTAATCAGCTACCaattgatttttttaaatatacagctGTCCTTTATAGGGTGCCTGAACCTGCATAAACTGAGCCGTCATCCTGCTCTCTTCCAGTTGTAGTCTATTAATACCAAATAGTACATTGTCTACCCTCAAAACACTCACTTACTAGGGATTATTCCATTACGCAGTGTACTATCTATAGCTGCAATGAGGAAAAAAGTAGTCGGTTAGAGGATAAATTATAGCCTACATAAATGGGCCGAAATATTCAAAGTAAATGAAATCCAACTTGAGAGACTCACCTGGTCTCCTGAAGTTCCCCTTTTTTTGTGTGCACATGCTTTCACCACGGCCTGTAGGTCCAGGTTACGGCCTGACAGTTTTCTATACTGAGTACTGCCACCCCAAATAGTCTTTCCTGAGACATAgtgcaatatacactgagtgtacaaaacattacgaaccccttcctaatattgagttgcacccccccccccacacatacacaccttttgccctcagaacagcctcaattcgttggggcatggactctacaaggtgccaaaagcgttccacagggatgctggcccatgttgactccaaagcttcccacagttgtgtcaagttggctggatgtcctttgagtggtggactattcttgatacacacgggagtGTGTGAAAagacccagcagtgttgcagttctggACATGAACAGGTGCGCCTGCcacctactgccataccccattcaaaggcacttacagtaaatctttagtcttgcccattcagcctctgaatggcacacatacacaatccatgtcccaattgtctcgaggcttaaaattCCTTCTTTAACCCGCCTTTCTCCTtcccttaatctacactgattgaagtgtatttgacaagtgacatcaataagtgatcatagctttcacctcgattcacctggtcagtctatgtcaaggaaagagcaggtgttcatgcaCCCAGTGTATGTCCATTGTGCTGCACACAATTTAAACTTAGTCTGGAATGACGCATGCCAAGATATACCAGAGATAAGGGACTGTTGATATTGCAACCACACAACTCAAACGGTTCACCAGTATGAACAAAaaattgttttttgttgttgttcaaggCCCTTGAGCCCTGCCTCTTCTAATTTATTGGCTGTCCAGTGTCCAGACGACATGTCCCTGAGCTTCCTATACAGTTCATCTGTATATGAGGCCGGGAATTAAGGAGAATGAGAGGCTCAATTAAAGATGTTGCAGAACTGCTGCATTTAtgctcaagaacactaaggtgacctgcctaaatgactaccgacccatagcactcacgtctgtagcgaTGAAAAGCTTTGAAAGGCTGCTCATgtttcacatcaacaccattatcccagaaaccttagacccactccaatttgcataccgcaccaacatatccacagatgatgcaatctctattgcactccacactgccctttcccacctggacaaaaggaacacctactttatgtgagaatgctattcattgactaccgctcaacgttcaacaccatagtgccctcaaagctcatcacttagctaaggaccctgggactaaacacctccctctgcgactggatcctggacttcctaacgggccgccccccaggtggtaggtaacaagggtaggtaacaacacataatcaacgctgatcctcaacacaggggcccctcaggggtgcatgctcagtcgcctcctgttcactcatgactgcacggccaggcacaactccaacaccatcattaagtttgctgatgacaacagtggtaggcctgatcaccgacaatgatgagacagcctatagggaggaggtcagagacctaaccgtgtggtgcaaggaaaacaacctctccctcaacatgatcaagacaaatgagatgattgtggactacaggaaaaggaggaccgagcacgtccccattcttaTCAACGGGGCTGaggtggagcgggttgagagctttcaagttccttggagtccacatcaccaaaaaacTAACATGGtacaagcacaccaagacagtcgtgaagagggcacgacaaaacctattccccctcgggagactgaaaagatttgtcatgggtcctcagatcctcaaaagtttttacagctgcaccatcgagagcatcatgacGGGTTGcaccactgcctggtatggcaactgctcagcctccgaccgcaaggcactacagagggtagtgcatacggcccagtacatcttcctgccatccaggaccgctataccaggcagtgtcagaggaaggcccggaaaattgtcaaagactccagccaccctagtcatagactgttctctctattaccgcacgacaagcggtaccggagcgccagtctaggtccaataggcttctaaacagtttctacccccaagccataagatacCCAAACAGCTaatcagactatttgcattgccccccccccccacgctgctactactctctgttattatctatgcaaagCCACTTTAatgactctacctacatgtacataattacctcaattacctcgaaaccggtgcccccgcacattgacacattgactctgtaccagtaccccctgtatatagccctgctattgttatttactgctgctcttccaatttttttgttattcttatctcttacttttttgttgttggtattttcttaaaaccgtattgttgtttaagggcttgtgagtaagcgtttcactgtaagctctacaccggttgtatcggcgcatgtgacaaatgaaatgtgACCAGAAAGCACCATTCCTTTCTGTCCAGTTTCCCTGATGTTTCTACAGCAATCAAGCTGTTTTTACCATCCTTGTAACTGTCGCTTCTGCGGAGAGATCATTTTCTAAAACTAAAACTCATAAAGAACTACCTAAGAACCATTAGGTTCCCGTCTGACATGAGCATTTTTGGACACCTTAGTAAGCTCCACTCATTGCACTGGTGCTGTCGTAGGCTTGACCATGGCATTTGTTTGCTGATACCCCCTAATACTTTTCCTGGAAGCTACAGTTTGTACATACAGTTTGTTATTTTTCAAGACCTGGGGCACATTTTCAGTCACATTCCTGAAGCCCAAGAAACAAACACTTAGTATCCTAGTACATACGGAAATATAATAAAAagtatttattacatttttttaaaattgaCATCGTTGACAGGCGTAAGGGCCCCCAAAAGCTCGTGGCCCCCACCTTCCAGGGGCTGCGGGGGTGTCCGGTACACCATGCAGTAAGTGCATCTTTtgcatttgtaaaaaataataattgggaTGATAATTAAGTTGAGTGTTAAAGGTTTCCAAATACATATCGCAATCAAAGATAAATTGTTTCTAGATAAAGCGTTTCACACTTGACCAAATCACCTCAGCTCATCAAAAGGGACGTGGAATGTTTGGAGTCGGAAAGGCAAAGTGCTGACTGAACCCGTTTTATAAAATAATGGTTGTGAACAATTTAAATATCTGAACAATCATCAATTATATACTGAGTACCTAGACTACTTCTGCAATAAAATAGCAGATAGTACTTACACCAAAGTTGCTCCTCAGTTTGTAATTTTTGTTTATCACAATCGTCGAGCTTACAAAGACTGTTTAGTGTGAACATTACCATAAACACTTTCACTTTTCGGCTTTGCATAGCCACTGAATATGTTACAGTGAAGCAATCTGAGAGGTTATTACATGACTAGTGTTAAGATGAAAGGGACATGGTTGCCATTGCTTAGTGATCACATACGAATTTCCACCTACGGTTCTCCTCTATaagtgtcctctctgtcccaggTGTGAAATTGGTTCCCTGGACAACTTTAACATTTTCACATGAcatgcagtggaggctggtgggagaagctataggaggatgggctcattgtaatggctggaatggaattcatgtaacggagtcaaacgtggtttccatatgtttgataccattccatttattccattttaaCCATTAAAAAGTGCCCGGGCCTCCTATAGCTCAACCCACCAGCCACCTCTGATAATAGGGTAGGCTCTTCCCCCATTATGACCAAAGGACAtgtattaaaggggcaatctgggattcaaacaacCACAAAACGCTTACCTCTTGTCATCTCTGTACCACTCAAACTCTGGTTTGGGCACTGCGGCCGCGTCACACTGAAGAACCCCCATACGGCCCACCTGGGTTTCAGAGCTCTTGGCATTCTTGATGGCGGGAGGATCTAAGGATTCAATCACAACAGTTCATCTGGTTCTATTGCTTTCATCAATTAATGAAAGACACATCATGGATCTCAATGTAGTAAAAACAACTGGCGAGGAGAAACAggagtcaacccccccccccaaaaaaagtgactTACAGTTGACGACAACATTGACGTATTTGACGTCCGGTGTGGCCACGTCATTGCTGGCTTTGCATTCGTAGCGGCCCGCCTGGTTCCTCATGATCCCTGATATATCCAGGTACTCCTCCCCATCTAGAGAATCCGctgtgggcagagagagagagagagagagagagagagagagagagacagagacagagacagagacagagacagagacagagacagagagagagagagagagagagagagagagagagagagagagagagagagagagagagagagagagacagagacagagacagagacagagacagagacagagagagagagagagagagagagagagagagagagagagagagagagagagagagagagagagagagagagagagagagaagagagagagagagaagagaggagagagagagagagagagagggtgaatggaGGACATAGGGAAAACAGGATAGCTTCCAGGAAAAGCAGAACAATGATGTTCAATGGGGCTCTGAATCCGTCATTACTTCCAATAAGCCTGATGAGCAAATTAATGTCGGACCAAATGTTCGAACGCAGCATCACATGGACTTACCTGAAACAGCAGTTCCCTTAATTAGTCACGTATGTCTCCAGAGTTTCTCTCATTTAGCCTATCTAGGAGTGATCAGGATGAGGAGAATGCCAAGCATGCGGATAAGACTGTCTCTCCAGTGCTGTCTTGGGTTGATTAGATACCCGGTACAATTGCTACATACAGTACCATGGGGTAACATTGACTAAAGCTGTTCACAAACAAAACAATAGTGTCCTGTATCAACATTTCTCTTGGCATTTCTAAATGGATATTGATTGATAGGAACAATAGCCTGCAGTGAATGCATGAAGACTTCTGAGACCTGTTTAACCTTATAACTAACCAGTTTTTTCCAAGCCCTGTAAATGTGTGGAAGACAGAGACAGTTtctgaggaaaaaataaataaataaaaaaacctaAACCTCCAAATGCCACCGAACCCAACTAAATAAAACAATGAGCACGCCGCAACTGAGCTGACACTCAGGGAGCAAGGTCTTCTACCCGTGAAATTAAGTAACAACCCTGGGATGTCGATATGGAAGACTGTTCCTTTCTTATTAGAGACCCTCAAGTTATTCTTATAGATTTGTTCCTGGCTAAATCCAAACGGTAAACGTACCGAACAacctcaatttcaagtctcaaacTGCATAGCAACAGCATTCACCGCTGCATGCCCAATGTATCAAGCTCTTTCTGTGCCACGCCCATAGAATTGGAATATATTTGATAGGATCTCTATGGTTACGCTTATGTTTGCTATGATTGTCTGGTGTGGTTCAATGCTTATGAAAAGAGCACTCAGATCAAAGGGTCCTCCTAGCATGGCCACTGCAACCATATCAAACACACTCATCGTGGACAAAGGATGCCATGATTGGAAAATTAGGATTGAAATCAGTTGCCATGGAAATGTATTGTGGCTGCTTGATCGTTTTATCATTAAGGCCGTTGGACTTCACCTGAAAAGATATTTCTTGAGGGGCTAAAGAGAGAAGATGATGACTTAGCTACGATCTACAGTACGGTAGCTTACTTACAGTAGCTATCTAGGTAACACATTAGTTGGATAGATCATCTGTAGTCACTCTACAGACTTTCAGTAACATTTCTACTGTCTACTTATCCCTTACCCAAgcgttaaccctaaccttaacccttaccctaaactttATTCAAACACTAACCATAAAAAGCATGTTTCCACCTacagactatccaaataaagcgTAACCAAAATTATAAATTATAATAAAATCAACTTCTTTAT
Above is a window of Oncorhynchus kisutch isolate 150728-3 linkage group LG18, Okis_V2, whole genome shotgun sequence DNA encoding:
- the LOC109909368 gene encoding limbic system-associated membrane protein isoform X2; the protein is MNCFWIHTIWIPGFFFFFGFQGFPVRSVDMQRATDNITIRQGDTAVIRCYVDDKVSKVAWLNRSNIIFAGEDKWSLDPRVDLVNKGQLEYSLRIQKVDVYDEGSYTCSIQTKQQSKTSNVHLIVQVPANIYKVSEDITANEGSNVTLSCLANGRPDPSITWRLLNPSADSLDGEEYLDISGIMRNQAGRYECKASNDVATPDVKYVNVVVNYPPAIKNAKSSETQVGRMGVLQCDAAAVPKPEFEWYRDDKRLSNAQGISIQIVGTTTVLMISNVTEEDYGNYTCVATNKLGIQNASLFLYRPGTGRDINGSACLSQSLWLLLASITCLLFKC
- the LOC109909368 gene encoding limbic system-associated membrane protein isoform X1, translated to MNSFWIHTIWIPGFFLFFGFQGFPVRSVDMQRATDNITIRQGDTAVIRCYVDDKVSKVAWLNRSNIIFAGEDKWSLDPRVDLVNKGQLEYSLRIQKVDVYDEGSYTCSIQTKQQSKTSNVHLIVQVPANIYKVSEDITANEGSNVTLSCLANGRPDPSITWRLLNPSADSLDGEEYLDISGIMRNQAGRYECKASNDVATPDVKYVNVVVNYPPAIKNAKSSETQVGRMGVLQCDAAAVPKPEFEWYRDDKRLSNAQGISIQIVGTTTVLMISNVTEEDYGNYTCVATNKLGIQNASLFLYRPGTGRDINGSACLSQSLWLLLASITCLLFKC